The DNA segment ACGTCGCCCAGATCCTCGTCCGCAACATCGGCGCGACCTGACGGGTCCGGACGCGCGATCATGGACGAGCCGCGGCCCGCCACGTCGGCGCGCCGCGACGACCTCGTCGAGCTCACACACGCATTGCGCCGGGAGCTCCGGAACCGGGGGGAATCCCCCACCGGCAATTGGGTGGAGGATCTCGCGGAGGATCTCCACACCGGCCGGATCCAGGGATGGTACTACGGTGAGGGCGGGGCGGCGCTCGGATTCCAGTCGATGCGCAGCAACCTCTCATTTGGGCACGTCCACACCGAGGCGGGGCCGCTCGCGCTCGACCGAGCGGAGCGGCTCGTCGATGCCCTGCGCGAGCACATGCCCCCGAACGCGCGCGCGATCGACGTGGGGTTGACGGGCCTTTCGCCGGAGGAGGAACGTACCTTGTGGGATCGGCTTGGAGGCCGCCCCGGGGCGCACCTGATCGTGCGCTGCGCGATGGAACGTGAGATCGCCCCCGAGGACGCCGCGGTCGAACCACGACTCCCCACCGGGCTGCGCACGGTCCCGGTCCGGGATGTCTCCCTGGAAGCGCTCGCCGATCTGGACTGCCGGGCCTTCCGCCACACCGAGGACTCCGAGCTGTTCGGCACCGATCCCGCCGACTACCGCCGCGTCCTGGAGGAG comes from the Thermoplasmata archaeon genome and includes:
- a CDS encoding GNAT family N-acetyltransferase, coding for MDEPRPATSARRDDLVELTHALRRELRNRGESPTGNWVEDLAEDLHTGRIQGWYYGEGGAALGFQSMRSNLSFGHVHTEAGPLALDRAERLVDALREHMPPNARAIDVGLTGLSPEEERTLWDRLGGRPGAHLIVRCAMEREIAPEDAAVEPRLPTGLRTVPVRDVSLEALADLDCRAFRHTEDSELFGTDPADYRRVLEELFDSRLGRFLEEASVAVINQEGTAVYAALITSEQSPRQATYLDLMVDPERQRAGLGTFLVRWGFRTLRALGYGSVRLWVTASNAPARALYERTGFRQTATASIYRWSRPDPDGQPHSG